The Arachis duranensis cultivar V14167 chromosome 9, aradu.V14167.gnm2.J7QH, whole genome shotgun sequence genomic sequence AGACTCGTTTTGTGAAAATTAATGCTGAAAAGAGTCCTTTTTTGGCTGAGAAGCTCAAGATCATTGTTCTTCCAACTCTTGCCCTCATTAAGAATGCCAAAGTGGATGACTATGTGGTATGTATTTGAACCACCTTGGTGTTGGTTGTGATATATAATGCCACTGTTTTTGGTCTTTTGGACAGACATAGTTACCTGTCTCGGATTCCTATTCATTTATAATTTTACCCCCCTTTAATCTCATAATGGCATGTAAACAGGTGGGATTCGATGAACTTGGTGGGACTGATGAATTTAGCACAGAAGATTTGGAAGAGAGATTGGCTAAAGCTCAAGTAATCTTTTTTGAGGGTGAATCTTCATCAAGGTCAAGTGCGCAAACTAAAAGAAGTGTTCGGCAGAGCTCAACAGCAGACTCATCGGATTCCGAATGAGTTGTATTTCCTGTTAGGTGAATTTTATGGTGGCTTTGTTGTGGTGCCTAAATTGCCTAACTTATCTTTTAAAGTAAAAAgtaaatcatttaaaatttattaaatattatttatttacaatgtAATAGGCATTAGAACATTCACCTCCTGATGAGTTCGTTCTACATTAGTTTCCTGCGGAAGATTGGGCAATCTAGGTTACACTCAGCTTGGTGCGTCTATGCATGCATGAGTTCATCATGATTCTAGATGCTATTCTAGATGTAGAACTCAAAAGCTAttatgagaatttttttttttaacttttctatAAACATTTAAATAGTTTTCAGAAAGctacaatttgattttaaaaattgcatCAGATATTAATACTATTACTTTTCCTAAgtcaataactaaaaaaaataacttttaaaatttccTAAACGAACtctaaacacaacatacatgCGATGTGGTACATTATAAATCCATTCCGTGCACACCCCGCCTGATTCCTTTGATAAATGTTAGGACCCTTTTACCGTAGGGATGGGCATGCAGATATGCGTAATTTGACAAAATTGTATGTACAAGCGTTCTATGCGTAAGTCCCTGCAATACAAACAGaagggaaggaaaaaaaaaaagtaaatagtaAACAAATATTTTGGCATAAGTTTTGTAGACCCATTCTAGAATGTTCCATGATAAAGTTaatttgaccaaaaaaaaaaagtgagtgtAGCAACAAAAAAGGTTAGAAATACCGTGGAAAATTGCAATGCTCTCTGAGCAACATAATTCCCATAAGGATGTCGAAGGACATTGACAAAGTCGGGGCTGTTGACGAGCTCCatgattataatgacaacatcGGTGGGTTCAGAATGTCTAAACAGTACCTCTATTACATGGCTCGCATGCCTGTTCATAGAGAGTTCAGCATAGCGACCGCGAAGATGTTGTACGATCCTTTTAGTTACAGGTGGCTCTAGTATATTCCTTTTAATTATATACTGCACGACATAGTTTCTACAAGAAGAAACTCAACTTTAGAGAGAAATTAAACTGTACAATATAGATTTAGATATATTTGACGAAGGAATTAAGGTTAAAGAACAAATTGTTCAATAGAAGAGTTCTAACCCAAATGGATCTGCTGAGAGTATTCCTGAGTTTAATATTATGCTTTCAACTAGACGCAATATGGGGACTCCCTCGCCATAGGCCATACATTTCTGAATTACAGAACACCCATTTTTATCTGTTGCAACATCTACACAGTTCCTTGCTATTTCATCAAAAATAACCTAACAAAAAAGTTCATTTACATATTCTTTTCAAACTTTCTGCACAACAATAAATCATAGAATATGCAACTTTTAAGAAATAAGTTTTcaaaagtagaaaaaaaaagtctCATTTTTAGATGTAGtgacaaaaaataattctaCTCCTAATTATTTAAACgctgaaaaaaaatatactcgaattttactatcgacaaaaatgcctttaaataattttaaaacacaacagtaaatatatacttttaaaaaaaaccttagagattgaattttgatgcaattttttgcaagcatgattatcaaaataagatattattatacttaaaatttagtaatttttcgttaagtatatattttttacaagttttttgttaacaaccaataatacttttaaaaaatcacaaaacaatatatacttatataaaaacaccaaattttaagaataataatatctcatttttctaatcatgtttgcaaaaattacatcaaaattcaaCCTCTAATgcattttttgagaaatacatatttaatgttagtttttttgcaagattatctaacattaaatatgtatttctcaaaaaatatattagagattgaattttgatacaattttttgcaagtataattaaaaaaatgagatattattattcttaaaatttgatgatttttcgttaagtacatatatttttttgtaattttttttgttaacaactaacaatacttttaaaaaattacaaaaaatatatacttaaaaaaatcaccaaattctaagaataataatatctcatttttttaattatatttcacatcaaaattcaatctttaaagttttttttgaaaatatatatttactgttgAACATTTTTGTcacgtttttaaattatttaaagacaCTTTTGTCGATGATAAAATTCAAGCACATTTTTTGTGATTaacccaaaaatatatttaccttttttctttttgtactaGTTGTCTAATAGACTAATGTATTACTCATTCCATCAATTGGTAAAGAAAAATACTAGGTGAACAAGTTATGTTGtaatcaaaatcaattatttttttatatttaccttAAAAAGTAAGCTCAGCAAATTCGACACTAAAACCAAAGACACCAactttaaatcataaaatagcaGAACCGTTTCAATTAAAGGTCTATTAAAAAAGATAGTCCTATTGAGTCTAGTGCAACAATGCATGTACCCTGTAATCATATAAGAAAACATAGCATATAATCATGTGTATATATAGGGTACTGTTTCATTACCTTTTGACACGATTCTGTGAAAACTCTCACGCACTGTTGAATGACATAACCGCCATTAGCATTCTTCAGCAGTGGCACAGTGATGTACATAAGTCTTCCAACAGTACAAGCAATCTGCACTGGATCTCTCAGACTTGTTAACATCTTCTGTGCTACCCTAGTTCTGCACAGACAACCTTATATGCATCAGACTAATTGCACCACATAATAACAACTAAAACGTAACACAGTTCAACTATAATTATCAATTACTATAGTTAATTACTAGCTAAgtttaattaatcaaaattaactCACATAGAACTTACCCGTGGTCGTTCATGCAGGTATGCTTGAGCTGCTGCACGTCCATGATTACATAACGCAGAatcctttgaaattgataaaaaGTGAGCTTTCCTGATATGAAAAACTTCTCAATTAGGTAATTACCAAAGTGATGGGTCATAAGCTCGTGTGTGTGATCCTCCACCTCGTCGAGGATCATGTCAATTTCTTGGGGAATGCCATCATCAATCATGGCCTGAAGAAAACGACAACCATACTGATCCCTTGCTAGTGTAACCACGTGTCCCCTGATACCTTGGAGTCTTTGTGCAACTGATTCCCCAACATCATGAGTCTCTTGTTCTGTACTGGTGAAGCCGTTGTAGTCATGGCTTGAAGTAAGAAGAGCACCTTGAATAATGGCCCCATTATTATAGTTATTCATAACATTCTGATTCCCATGCTCAGAAGAAGCTTCCTCCAATGTGGAGTGAGTCAAAGTATATTCATGAGGGTCAACACTACTATTTGCTGCTGCTGAGTTTTCTTGAGACCCGATGGACAAGCTAAGTCTTTCCATGGAAGAATCAAGGTCTTCCACTGCAAGATTAGTGTTGACCCAGCACCAGTCATTAGGCTGAGAAGAATTGTTGCTGACCATTGGGAAACAGGGAATAATGAGTTTAAGGTTTCCCAATAAACCATCAAACAGGGCTTAgcttagtttttttattttttggtatgcagttgatatgtatatatatttagcaaggatatcatatcttttatgtGAAGCCAtaactacttttaaaattttttggtaaTCTTATGTAATATAATTTAGGAATGAATAGTGGATTAGaccagtttttttaatttaaaaaaataatttttaattttaacatctTTTTAAGTCTCTAGATGATAATTGGTTATGCTATTTATTATTCCACATTccgttagttttttttttctgggtAACGTTTTGTAATTTATTCttgttagttattatttatttgcttagctttaatttaaaaaaggaagttatttatttgcttactcttatctttaaaatacacaaagaaaaaaaaaagttatcagGTGATCAGATCCTTTCTAAATcttcatatcatatcatatcatatatataCTATTACTATATATGCGTTTCAAAATAGATATGATTTCATTAATaacatattatataattaaattaaaaagatgccCTCTAAAGACTAAATAAAAGTGCTAACTGTATAGCAATaattaaaacttaattaaattgcattattattgtGCATGGAAAaacctatttaaattttagcgTAATAAACTATCATTGGTGAAACAAACTAATAACATAGactaaaatcaatttttttttaattttcatggt encodes the following:
- the LOC107467452 gene encoding pumilio homolog 12 isoform X1 codes for the protein MERLSLSIGSQENSAAANSSVDPHEYTLTHSTLEEASSEHGNQNVMNNYNNGAIIQGALLTSSHDYNGFTSTEQETHDVGESVAQRLQGIRGHVVTLARDQYGCRFLQAMIDDGIPQEIDMILDEVEDHTHELMTHHFGNYLIEKFFISGKLTFYQFQRILRYVIMDVQQLKHTCMNDHGTRVAQKMLTSLRDPVQIACTVGRLMYITVPLLKNANGGYVIQQCVRVFTESCQKVIFDEIARNCVDVATDKNGCSVIQKCMAYGEGVPILRLVESIILNSGILSADPFGNYVVQYIIKRNILEPPVTKRIVQHLRGRYAELSMNRHASHVIEVLFRHSEPTDVVIIIMELVNSPDFVNVLRHPYGNYVAQRALQFSTGLTHRTLVHTILSNYAYLHAHPYGKRVLTFIKGIRRGVHGMDL
- the LOC107467452 gene encoding pumilio homolog 12 isoform X2 encodes the protein MERLSLSIGSQENSAAANSSVDPHEYTLTHSTLEEASSEHGNQNVMNNYNNGAIIQGALLTSSHDYNGFTSTEQETHDVGESVAQRLQGIRGHVVTLARDQYGCRFLQAMIDDGIPQEIDMILDEVEDHTHELMTHHFGNYLIEKFFISGKLTFYQFQRILRYVIMDVQQLKHTCMNDHGTRVAQKMLTSLRDPVQIACTVGRLMYITVPLLKNANGGYVIQQCVRVFTESCQKKCMAYGEGVPILRLVESIILNSGILSADPFGNYVVQYIIKRNILEPPVTKRIVQHLRGRYAELSMNRHASHVIEVLFRHSEPTDVVIIIMELVNSPDFVNVLRHPYGNYVAQRALQFSTGLTHRTLVHTILSNYAYLHAHPYGKRVLTFIKGIRRGVHGMDL